The Fervidicoccus fontis Kam940 DNA window ACAGAAATATGCTTTATTATGCCAGAAATATGCGGTGGTGCTACCGTATTAGTAACGTTATAATATGGGTTAAACTTTAAAAGGGTATTAAGAATGAAGATAGCTGTCATACATGATTCATTGAATAATGGTGGAGGTGCTGAGAGACTCGCTGTTTATATGGCTAAGACTCTTAGTGAGTCTGGTTATGATGTTTATCTTGTGACAATGGAGAAGACGAACTGGCTTAGGTTAAGGGGAATTATGGGGGATGATGTGGAAAGTTACTTTAAAGGTGAAGTAATTATACCTTACTTGAAACTCCCTCTTTCACTATATGATAGGTTTAATGCATGGCTTATTAGGGATATAGTAGCCTTCTCCTTAAAGGTAAGGAGTCGTTATGATTTAACCATAGTAACTAAACAATATGGTATACCAATACTCGCGGATATAGCCTATATTCATTTCCCTGACTTTTACCCAGGGGTGGAGTCGCTGTATTATCCTGAGAGATACGTTAAAAATACGTTCCTGAGAATATACTCCATGCCATATAGGCTAATTTTAAAGGCATTGCTTGAGCTATATAAAGTGATAGATTATAGGCCCTTAATACTCACTAATTCATCATTTAGTAAAGCCGTGATTGAAAGATGGTTAAGGACGCCAGCCATAGTACTTTACCCGCCTGTAAATGTGGAAAAATACCTTAAATATTCCAGCAATAAGCAAAGGGATAATTTAGTGGTTAGTATAGGCAGGATTGAGAGAGCTAAAGGGCTTCATGTAATACCCTACGTAGCTAAGGAGACCTCAGGAATCAAATATGCAATAGTCGGTCTAGTAAGTGACCATAAGTACTTAGCCGAGATTAATGAATTAATTAAAAAACTCAACGTGGAAGATAAAGTTAAAATACTTAATAATTTGAACGAGGATAAGAAGCTTAAAATATTATCAAGAGCTAAAGTGTATTTTCATCCAATGAAGTATGAACATTTCGGTATATCTATAATTGAAGCCATGGCTGCTGGATTAGTTCCAGTGGTAAATAGGATGAGTGGGTCATGGAGTGATATTATAAAATTTGGCAAGTATGGATTAGGTTGTGACGGCCAGGATGATTGCGCTAATATGATTACCTACGCAGTAAATAAGTATGACCAATTATCTAAAATAGCTACTATGCGTGTACGATACTTCAATTATGAACGGTTCAAAGACAATTTAACAAGAATACTTAAAAAATTTTCTTAAAATACAAAGGATTTAATTATATTAAGGCTTTGTTTTAGATAATGAAGAGCTAGCAATTGTTCATTTCTAATTCCTC harbors:
- a CDS encoding glycosyltransferase family 4 protein, whose amino-acid sequence is MKIAVIHDSLNNGGGAERLAVYMAKTLSESGYDVYLVTMEKTNWLRLRGIMGDDVESYFKGEVIIPYLKLPLSLYDRFNAWLIRDIVAFSLKVRSRYDLTIVTKQYGIPILADIAYIHFPDFYPGVESLYYPERYVKNTFLRIYSMPYRLILKALLELYKVIDYRPLILTNSSFSKAVIERWLRTPAIVLYPPVNVEKYLKYSSNKQRDNLVVSIGRIERAKGLHVIPYVAKETSGIKYAIVGLVSDHKYLAEINELIKKLNVEDKVKILNNLNEDKKLKILSRAKVYFHPMKYEHFGISIIEAMAAGLVPVVNRMSGSWSDIIKFGKYGLGCDGQDDCANMITYAVNKYDQLSKIATMRVRYFNYERFKDNLTRILKKFS